One Actinomycetospora corticicola genomic window, TCGTCGGGAGCGCTCCCCAGCCGCCCGTCGAACAGCCCCATCACGCCCTCGACCACGGCCAACGCCGCGCCCGCCGCCCCGTGCGCCACGAGCGGGGCGAGGCGGTCGGCCCCGCAGAGCACCGGGTCGAGGTTGCGGCCCGGGCGCCCCGAGGCGAGGGCGTGGTAGCCGGGGTCGACGTAGTCCGGGCCGATCTTGAACGGCGCCGGCACCGAGCCGCGGTCGGCGAGCGCGCCCAGCAGCCCCGTCGTGATCGTCGTCTTCCCGCTTCCCGACGATGGGGCCGCGATCACCACGCGCGGGGGCAGGCCGGCGCTCACGACGGGCCCGCGCCGGGAGTGCGGCACAGTGCACCACCGCTGACGCACTCCGCCGCACTCGCGGCGTGCCGGCTCACCACTCGATGCCCTTCTGACCCTTCTGCCCGGCGTCCATCGGGTGCTTGATCTTGGTCATCTCGGTGACGAGGTCGGCCGCCTCGACCAGGGCGGGCGGCGCGTCGCGACCGGTGATGACGACGTGCTGGAACCCCGGCCGGTCGTTCATCACCGCGACCACCTCGTCGACGTCGATCCAGCCCCACTTCAGCGGGTAGGTGAACTCGTCGAGGACGTAGAAGTCGTGCGCGCCGCCCTCGAGCCGGCGCCGGATCTCCGCCCAGCCCTCGCGGGCGGCCTCGGCGTGGTCCTCGTCGGAGCCCGGCTTGCGGCTCCACGACCAGCCCTCACCCATCTTGTGCCACTCCACCGGCCCGCCCTGACCGGTCTGCTCGTGCAGCTCGCCGAGGGCCTTCAGCGCCGTCTCCTCGCCGACCCGCCACTTGGCCGACTTCACGAACTGGAACACCGCGACCGAGTTGCCCGCCGTCCACTGCCGCAGCGCGAGGCCGAACGCCGCCGTCGACTTGCCCTTGTTCACGCCGGTGTGCACCACGAGCAGCGGGCGGCGGCGCCGCTGGCGGGTGGTGAGCCCGTCGTCGGGAACGGTGGTGGGGACGCCCTGGGGCATGGTTCTCCTTCGCAGGCGACGGGTCAGGCGCCGACGGCGGTCCGGGCCACCGCCGCGACGTTCTCGCCGGTCAGTTCGTCGAGGGTCACGATCGCACCGGCGGCCGCACCGGCGATCCGGCCGGCGAGCCCGAGACGGACGTGCCCGGCCTCGCAGTCCACGACCACGGTGCTCATCGCCGCTCCCCCGCGCCCCGGGCCGGCCTCGCGGGCCAGGCCGCGGGCGGCGTCGAGCGCGGCGTCGAGCGGCTTCGGGCCGCCGCCGGTCGCGCGACCGTCGGTGAGCAGGACGAGCAGGCCGCGGCGCCGCGGGTCGCGCACCCGCTCCGCCCGCAGCACCCGGCGCGCGGCGCGGAGTCCCTCGGCGAGCGGCGTCCGCCCCCCGGTGTGCAGGTCGGCGAGCCGGGCGTGGGCGGTGTGCACGCTCGACGTCGGCGGGAGGGCGACGCTCGCGCCGCTGCCGCGGAAGGTCACCACCCCGACCTTGTCCCGCCGTTGGTAGGCGTCCCGCAGCAGCGCGTCGACCGCGCCCGTCACCGCCGACATCCGTTTTCGCGCGGCCATCGAGCCGGACACGTCGACGCAGAACAGCACGAGGTTGCCCTCGCGGCCCTCCCGGTGCGCGTGTCGGAGGTCGTCCGGTTCCGGCCGACCGCGTCGTCCCCCGCGGACACTGGCGATCACGGTTGCCGGGAGGTGCGGGGCGGGGCCGGACTCCGGGGCCTCGGCGACCGCCCGGACCGTCCGCCCACGTCGTCCGCGGGCCCGCGACCGGCGCCCGGGGACGCCCTCGCCGACGCCGCGCACCTCGAAGCGCCGGCTCTTCAGCCGGACCTGCTGCGGGGCCCCCACCGGTGACAGCGGAGCGTCGTCGCCGTCGTCCCGCGGCAGGGAATCCGCACCGTCACTCCCGCTGCCCGTTCCCGACGGCGGGGCGGGTCGGCCCGGCGGGGACGGTGCGCCCTCCGGACCGGGTCCGTCGGACCCGGGTCCCCCGCTCTCGGGCCCCCCGGCCTCGGACGCCCCGGCCTCGGGAGGCGCTGCCGATCCGGCGTCGGGACCGGACCCGTCGTCGGGACCGTCCTCCGGATCGCCGTCGGGGCCACCGGGTCCGCCGGGCCCGTCGTCGTCGGGACCGTCGTCCTGGTCGTCCTCGAGGTCCTGCAGCGCCTGCTCCGCGACCTCGAGCGCCTTCTCCAGCTCCTCGTCGGAGAGGTGCGGCTCGTCGAAGGGGTCGCGGCGGCGCCGGTGCGGCAGGGCGAGGCGGGCGGCAGCGCGCACGTCGTCGACGTCGACCGCGTCGACCCCGCGCCAGGCCGCGTGGGCGACGGCCGTCCGGGCCACGACGACGTCCGCGCGCATCCCGTCGACCTCGACGAACGCGCACACCGCGGAGATGCGGACCAGCTCGCGGTCGGTCAGGGCGACCGATCCCAGCCGGGCGCGGGCGTCGTCGATCTGCGCGCGCAGGGCGTCCTCGTCGGCGGCGAAGCGCGTGGCGAAGGCGGCCGGGTCGGCGTCGTGGGCGAGGCGGCGGCGCACCACCTCGGTGCGCTCGGCGACGACGCGCGAGGCCTCGACGCGGACGGTGAGCCCGAAGCGGTCGAGCAGCTGCGGGCGGAGCTCGCCCTCCTCCGGGTTCATGGTGCCGACCAGCAGGAAGCGGGCCGGGTGCGTGAACGAGACCCCGTCGCGCTCGACGTGGGAGCGCCCGGAGGCGGCGGCGTCGAGCAGGAGGTCGACGAGGTGGTCGTGCAGGAGGTTGACCTCGTCGACGTAGAGCACGCCGCGGTGCGCGAGGGCCAGCAGGCCGGGCTGCACCGAGCCGCGGCCGTGGGCGAGGACCTCCTGCAGGTCCAGCGAGCCGATCAGGCGGTCCTCGGACGCCCCGACCGGCAGCTCCACGAGCCGGGCCGGCCGGCGCTCGACGGGGGCGTCGGCCGGGAAGGGCCCGTCGGGGCTCTCCTCGCCGGCGTCGACGTCCACCCCGAACCGGTCGCCGGCCCGCACCGCGACGTCGGGCAGCAGGGTCGCGAGGGCCCGCACGATCGTCGACTTCGCGGTGCCCTTCTCCCCGCGCACCAGCACGCCGCCGATACCCGGGTCGACCGCGGAGAGCAGGAGCGCGAGCCGCAGGTCCGGGTGGCCGACGACGGCCGAGAAGGGGAACGCCACGGGACGCGACCCTATCCCGCGGACGGAGACCACATCTCAGCAACCGCTGAGATGTGTGCCTCCGCTACGCCGCCACCCCGTTGCCCGCGCGCTTGTCGGCCTGGAAGCCCTCCTCGTCCATCCCGCGACGCCAGTAGCCCGAGATGGAGAGCAGCTCCTTCGGCACGGCCCGCTCGTCGCGCAGGAGCCCGCGCAGCGCCTTCATCGAGCTCGTCTCGCCGTGCACGAACGCCTGCACCCGACCCGCCGGCCAGTCCACGGCCCGCACGACGTCGACCAGCGTCTCACCGGCCTCGCGGTGCACCCAGCGGACCTCCAGGTCACCGGAACACGTCAGCGGGAGCTCGTCGGCCGGCCCGTCGACCTCCACGAACGCCAGCACCGGCGTCCCCGCCGGCACCCGCTCGCACGCCGCCGCGATCGCCGGCAGCGCGGCCTCGTCACCGATCAGCACGTGCGCGTCCACGTCGGCCGCCGGTGCGTACGCCCCGCCCGGTCCGAGCAGGATCAGCTCGTCGCCCGGCTGCGCCGCGAGCGCCCACGGACCCGCCACCCCGGTGTCGCCGTGCACCACGAAGTCGATCGTCATCTCGCCCGCGGCGTGGTCGAGCGCGCGCACCGTGTAGGTCCGCGAGATCGGCCACTCCTCGCGCGGGCGCTCGGCCCGCACCGCCCCGACGTCGAGCGGCTCGTCGTAGACCACGCCCGGCCGCCGGAAGGCGAGCTTCACGTACCGGTCGGTGAACCCGTTGTCCTCGATGCCCGCGAGCCCCGGTCCGCCGAGCACGACCCGCCGCAGATGCGGGGTCAACTGCTCGCTGCGCAGTACCTCGAGCCGATGCCCCGGTCCGCCCTTCGCCATGCTCCACACCCCTCGTCGTGTCAGGTAAGGCTCACCTTACTTCCTGACGTCGGGCGTGGTCACTCCCCTCGCTCGGCCGCCAGGGCCCGCGGGTGGACGAGCAACCGGTCGACCCCGGCGCGGCAGGCGGCGAGGAAGGCCCCCGCCCGGGCGGGGGCGGCCGGGTCGGCGGGGTCGGCCACCGGTCGCGGCGTGCGCGGGGCGCCCACGACCACCGGCACCCACGGCGGGAGCGTCGCGAGCAGGGAGGTCACCTCCCCCATGTCCACGGCGAGTTCGTCCGCGGGCACCCGGACGTACCCGAGCGCGTCCCCGGCCTCGACGATCAGCTCGGCCACCTCCTCGGGGTCGGCGACCGACGGCCGGACGTCGAACACGATCCCCGCGCGGGTCCCGGCGACGGCGGCGAGGGCCTCCCGCACCGGAACGCCGTCGGCCGGCACGAGGACGGGACGGACCCGGAACGACGCGGCCTGCGCGGTGAGCCCCGCGAGGGCGTCCCCGGTGTCGACCCCCTCCGTCGCCCGGACCGTGACGAACTGCGCCCCGAGCCGGGCCCCGAGGTCGAGCGTGCGGCGTCGCGGGTCGTCCGTCGCGTCCGTGGTCGGCTCGCCGAGGTCGATCCGCCCGACGTCGAGCGTGGTCACCCGGCTGACCAGAAGGACGTCCACGAGCGCCGCGAGCAGGGGCGTGCCCGCGCCGTGCCCCCAGGCGCGCTCGGCGTCGGGCTCGGCGGCCACGTGCAGTCCGACCGCGTCGAGCCCGCCCGCGCGGGCGGCCAGCACGCACGCGACGGGGTCGCGAGGGTCGAGGACCGAGTGGTGCACGGCGACGCGGTTCACGATCGCCATGATGTACTAGCCGGTGAGTCCACTGCGAGGAGGGCCATCCATGACCGCGGAGTCCCAGCCCCGGCAGCGCGACGCCGAACGCACCCGGGCGGAGATCCTCGACGTCGCCACCGCCGAGTTCGCCGAACGGGGCCTCGCGGGCGCCCGCGTGGACGAGATCGCGGCCCGGACCCGCACCACCAAGCGGATGCTCTACTACTACTTCGGCAGCAAGCAGGGGCTCTACCTCGCCGTGCTGGAGCGCGCCTACCTGGGCATCCGCTCGCTGGAGAGCCATCTCGAGGTCGACGAGCTCGCCCCCACGGCCGCGGTCCGCGCCGTCTGTGACCTCACCTTCGACCACCACGAGGCGAACCCCGAGTTCATCCGCCTCGTGAGCATCGAGAACATCCACCACGCCGAGCACCTGCGCGCCTCCCCCATCCGCGAGGGCCTCTCCGGCGCCACGCTCGCGGTGCTCGACCGGATCCTCGCGCGGGGTCGCGACGCCGGGCTCTTCCGCGACGACGTCGACGCGCTCGACATCCACCTGCTGATCAGCTCGTTCTGCATCTTCCGCACGGCCAACCGGCACACCGTCGCGGCCATCTTCGACCGCGACATGCTCGACCCCGCGATGCGCGACCACTACCGGCGGATGCTCTCCGACCTGGTCGTCGAGTACCTCACCGCGCACGTCGGGAGACCCTGAGCACATCGAGGTCCGTGGTCGGGCCCACACAGACCCTTGACAGCGCCGCTCCCGGGAACTCACTATCTGGTACGTAACCAGACGGTACATAAGCGCCACCCCGAGGAGCCCGACGATGTCCTCCGCCCCCGCCGCGCCCGCCGGCGCGCAGCCCGCCCGGGCGGCACTCGCCGCCTGGATCGGCAGCGCCCTCGAGTACTACGACTTCTTCATCTACGGCACGGCGGCGGCGCTCGTGTTCAGCAAGGTGTTCTTCCCGTCGTCGAGCCCGACGGCCGGCACGCTGCTCGCGCTCGCCACCTTCGGCGTCGGCTACATCGCGCGGCCGCTCGGCGCGGTGGTGCTCGGCCACGTCGGCGACCGGGTCGGCCGCCGGCGCGTCCTCATCCTCACCCTGGTCCTCATGGGCACCGCGACCTTCGCGATCGGCTGCCTGCCCGACTACGCCACCGCCGGTGCGCTCGGCCCGATCCTGCTGGTGGTCTGCCGCCTGCTGCAGGGCTTCTCGGCCGGTGGCGAGCAGGCCGGCGCGAACTCCATGACCCTGGAGCACGCCCCCGACGACCGGCGCGCCTTCTTCTCCAGCTTCACCCTCGGCGGCACCCAGGCCGGCATGATCATCGCGACCTTCGTGTTCCTCCCGGTCGCCGCCCTGCCGCAGGAGCAGCTGCTCAGCTGGGGGTGGCGGGTGCCGTTCTGGCTGTCGGTCGTCGTCGTGGTGGCGGGCATCGTCATCCGCCGCACCCTCGCCGAGACCCCGGTCTTCGAGGAGCAGAAGGCCTCCGGCCGTACCGAGGGCCTGCCGATCGTCGTCCTGCTGCGCGACCACTGGGCCGCCGTGCTCCGCGTCGTCCTCGGCGCCCTGGTCTCCTCGGTCAGCACGTTGGTCAGCGTCTGGGGCCTCTCCTACGCCACGAGCACGCAGGGCCTCGACAAGACCGCGATGCTCTGGGTCTCGATCGCCGCGAACGCCGTCGCCCTCGCCGCGATCCCGCTCTTCGCCCGCTACGCCGACCGCGTCGGCCGCAAGCCGGTGTTCGTCTTCGGCTGCGTGGCCAGCGCCGTCGTCCTGGCCTTCTACCTCTGGTCGATCTCGACGGCGAGCTACGCGCTGATCTTCGTCTTCGGCGTCCTGCTCTCCGGGGTCGTCTACAGCGCCGCCAACGGCGTGTGGCCCGCCTTCTACGGCGAGATGTTCCCAGCCCGCGTGCGGCTGACCGGCATGGCCGTCGGCACCCAGATCGGCTTCGCCGTCGGCGGGTTCGTCCCGACGATCGCCGAGTCGCTGGTCGGCAAGGGCGCCGGCGGGTGGGTCCCGGTCGCGATCCTCGGCGCCGTCCTCTGCGGGCTCGCCGCGGTCGCCGCCCTCACCGCCCGCGAGACCGCCCACGTCCCGACCGCCGACCTCGACCGCGTCGCCGACCGCGGCACCCCGGTCGTCCCGGCCGCAGTCTGACGCTCCTCCTTCCCGACGGCGGGTCCGGTCACCTCGACCGGGCCCGCCGTTCGTCGTGCGTCGCCGAGGTGCACGTCCGGCATGCGCGCGAGCCCCGGAAGCTGGGTCGGGACGAATCGGCCTACCCGCCACCGAGATGCACACCAGACATCCCGCGAGGCCCGAGAACCTGCCCCACGTGCACCTCGCGCCGGCAGAGGCCCCCGGACCACCCGCCCCGGAGACGCCAGGTCGACGGACGCCGTGAGCGACCTAGCGTCGGGCGCGCCGGTGGGCCGCCATGCGGACGGGCGCGTCCGCGGCGCCGAACCCGGCGTAGTCGTCGACGCGCTGCACGGCCTCGAGGAACACCCGGCCCCCGAGCACGGGGGTCACGACGTGGCGGTACTGCGCCCCGGTCGGGTCGACGTCCACGAGGACCCGGTGCTCGGCGAGCACGTCGGCGTCCGCCACCCCCCGCGCGGCGAGGTCGGCGTAGTAGTTCGGCCCGACGTCGAGCAGGTCGAGCCCGGCGTCCAGCGCGGCCCGGGACGCGGCGAGCACGTCGGGCACCGCGAACGCCACGCTCTGCGGGGCGGGCACGCCCGGCGCCCACCCGCCGCGGCGGACGAGCGACGACGACAGCACCACCCGCACCGGGTCGGCCCCGGAGGAGGCGAACAGCCGCCCCCGGACCAGGCCGAACGGCGCGACGATGTCGGTGGGCTCCCCCACCGGCGCGAGCCCGACCACGGTGCGCAGGAACAGCTCCGCCTCGGCGACGAGGTCGAACGGCGGGCTCAACGCCACGTGGTCGACCCCCTCGACGCCGGTCCCGGGACGGGCGCCGGTGGGCCGGAAGTCGCCCGGCCAGAAGTCGTCGCGGCCCGGGTCGGGGCGCTCGGGGCAGCAGAACAGCAGCGTGCCGTCGGGCGCGGCGACCGCGCGCAGCTCCGCCTCGTCCCCGGCGTGGGGCAGCGGGACCCGGGGTGCGAGCAGCTCCACCCCACGGCGCGCGAGCGCCTCCGGGTCGGGCGTCCGCACGGCGAGCGCGGCGACGGCGGCCGGCACCGACCCGGCGTCCGGAAGAGCGTCCCGGACGACGACACGCGCGCCGCCCGCCTCCCACAGCGAGACCGCCTTCGAGCGGTGCTCGCCCGTGCGGGCGAAGCCGAACGCCGCGAGCGCGTCGGTCACCTCGGCGGACGTGCCCGGGTCGACGGCGAGCTCGACGAAGGCCGTCCCGTCCACCACGGGCCCGGCGGAACCGGCGAGCGACTCCTCGAGGCCGAGGAGCGAACGGCGGGCGTCGACGGCGGCGGGACCCGGGTCGGCCTGGCGGAAGACGTCGTTGAACACCTCGAGCGACCAGGGGCCGTCGTAGCCGGCGGCGTCGAGGTGGCCGACGAGGGCGGTGAGGTCGAAGTCGCCCTGGCCGGGGAAGAGGCGGTGGTGGCGGCTCCAGGGCAGGACGTCCATGTCCAGGCGCGGGGCGTCGGCGAGCTGGCAGAAGAACAGCTTGTCGGCCGGGACGGAGCGCAGCCCGGACGGATCGCCGCCGCGCGCGTAGAGGTGGAAGGAGTCGACGCAGAGGCCGAGCGCGGGGTGGTCGGCGAGCGACACGATCCGCCACGAGTGGTCCCACGTGTTCACGTGCCGACCCCAGGCCAGGGCCTCGTAGGCGATCCGCAGCCCGCGGTCCGCGGCGCGCGCGGCGACCTCGGCGAGCTGCTCGGCGGCCAGGTCGTCGTCGTCGATCGCCCTGGGGTCGACCGAGGAACAGATCAGCGCCGTCGACGTCCCGAGCCGTTCCATGACGTCGAAGGCGTGCTCGACCCGCCGCAGCGACGCTGCGAACGCGTCGGGCGGGAGCGCCTCGACGTCCCGGATCGGCTGGTAGAGGTCGATCACGAGGCCGAGGTCGGCGCAGCGACGGGCGATGTCCTCGGGGGGTTCGGGCGAGCCGAGCAGGTCGGGTACGAAGATCTCGACACCGTCGAACCCCGCGGCGGCCGCCGCGGCGAGCTTGTCCTCGAGCAGCCCCGACAGACAGGCGGTGGCGATGCCGTGGCGCCGACCCGCCACCTCACGCCCCCGCGGCGACGAGAGCGGCGAAGTGGGCGAGCATCCGGTCGGCGTCCGGCTCCAGGCCGGTGAAGTGCCGGAAGGCGTCGACGGCCTGGAAGACCGCCATGCCCCCGCCGTCGAGGACCCGCAGGCCGCGGGCCCGGGCCGCCGTGACCAGCGCGGTCGCGAGCGGGCGGTAGACGACGTCGGCCACCCACATCCCGTGGTGCAGCGCGTCGGCCGCCACCGGCGAGCCCGGGTGGGCCGCCATGCCGGTGGGCGTGGCGTGCACCAGACCGTCGACGCCGGCCAGCGTCGCCTCGACGTCGGCGATCCCGACGACGGAGGTGCTCGCCGCACCGCTGTCGCGGACGGCGCCGGCGAGGGCCTCGGCCCGGGTCCGGTCGGCGTCGGCGACGAGGAGTTCGCCGACCCCGACGTCGGTCAGCGCGTGCGCGACGGCCGCCCCGGCGCCGCCGGCGCCGAGCAGCAGCACCCGCCCGACCGGCACGCCGGGGAGGCCGCGCCGGAAGGAGCGGGCGAAGCCGGAGCGGTCGGTGTTGTGGCCGACGGCGCCGTCCGGCCCGAACACCACGGTGTTGACCGCGCCGAGCGCCGCGGCGGCGGGGTCGATCCGGTCGAGGTGGGCGAGCACGGTCTGCTTGGCCGGGTGGGTGACGTTGAGCCCGGAGAAGCCGGTGAGGCGCGCCGCGTCGAGCACCCGCCCGACGTCGTGGGCGCCCAGGCCGAGCACGTCGAGGTCGAGGCGGCGGTAGAGGTAGCGCAGGCCCTGGGCGTCGCCCTCGCGCTCGTGCAGCGCGGGCGTGAGCGACGGGCCGATGCCGGTGCCCACCAACCCGACGAGGTGGCTCAGGGCCACCGGGGTGCGGGGGTCGGTCAGCGTCAGGGTCACCGGTGCCTCCATGTACGAACTGGTGAGTTCAGAGTAGGCACCGACCGGAGGACCGTCAAACGACGAAGGGCGGACCGGCCTGCCCGCCGATCCGCCCCTCGTGTCCCCCGTACCGGTCTGCCCTCCGACCCGGGATGCCCTGCCCCCTACGACGCGATCTGCTTCTCGATCAGCGCCGAGTTCGCCCCGACCCGCGTGTAGTAGCCGGGCTTGCCCGCGCGGGCACAGCCGTCGCCGAAGCTGGTGATCCCGATGAGCTTGCCGCCGGCCACCAGGGGCCCGCCGGAGTCGCCCTGGCAGGTGTCCACGCCGCCGGTGTCGAAGCCCGCGCAGGTGAGCAGCGTCGGGTCGAAGGACGACGCGGACGACTTGCAGTAGGAGTCCTCGCGGATCGGGACCGTCGCCCCCAACAGGTAGCGCGAGGCCGTGCCGTTCTCCGAGGTGGCCCCCCAGCCGTAGATGCGGGCGGCGGTGCCGGGCCCGTAGAGGGCGGTGTCGGACGCGGTCGCCAGCGGCAGGGTGGCGTTGGGGACCGACTCACCGAGCGTCAGCACCGAGACGTCGAGCCCGCTGCCGACCGCGGTGAACGAGGGGCTGACCCACGTCTTCGTCACGGCCACCGAGCGGCCGGCCTTGGAGCTCTTGTCGTCCCGCCCGACGACCGCGAAGATCTTCCGGTCGGGCGCCGAGGCGGTGCAGTGCGCCGCCGTGACCACCTTGGTCGGCGCGACGAGCGTGCCGCCGCAGAACTGGAAGCCCGAGGCGTCGGTCAGGTAGACCACCCACGGCTCGTCGGCCGTGCTCGTGCGCTCGCCCCCGACGATGCGCGCCTGCGCGACGCCGTCACTCCCGGCGCCGCCCGGGTCGTCGCCCGTGCCACCCGTGGTCACCGCCGAGCTCCGACCCCCGAAGCCGACCAGGCTCACCGCCACCACCGCGAGCACCACCACCGCCGTCGAGGCGACCAGGGTCGCCCGCCGCACCAGCACCCCCGGTGCCGTCGCCGGATTCCGGGTCACCTCGGCACGGTGCCGTCCGTGCGATCGCTCCCGCATCCCGCCTCCGCTCACGTACTGCAGTTCCGCCGGCCCCTCGCGGGGCCCGTCCGGCGTACCGCCCACCGTCCGTCGGAGCAGAGATGACCAGAGACCGGCGGTCGTGAACAAGTCGGCGAGCGGGAGTTCGCCCCGCTGAGCGACGACGAACGGTCGATTTCGGACGGTAAACGACACCGCTGGGTGAGGAAGCCGCGATGAGCGGTCCGAGACGACCGCTCACCGGGCGCCGTCTCGACGATTACAGAGCGTTGTCGAGACGGAGGAGACAGTGCCGACCGTCCGACGGGACGAGCCCGGACCGGCAGGGCTCAATACAGTGGGGCGCGTGCCCCACCACGACCTCGTGATCATCGGCTCGGGATCGGGCAACTCGATCCTCGACCCCCGCTTCGACGACCTGGACGTCGCCATCGTCGAGCACGGCGTGTTCGGTGGGACGTGCCTCAACGTCGGGTGCATCCCGACGAAGATGTACGTCTACGCCTCGGACGTCGCCGAGACGATCCGGCGGGCCGGCACCTACGGCGTCGACGCGAGCATCGACAAGGTCCGGTGGCGCGACATCGTCGACCGCGTCTTCGGGCGGATCGACCCGATCTCGGCAGGCGGACTGCGCTACCGCGACCAGGAGTGCTCCAACATCACCGTGTACCAGGGGCACGCGGTGTTCACCGGTGAGCGGGAGCTGTCGATCACCCCGACCGCGGGGGGCGACGGCGAGACCGTCACCGCCGACCGCGTCG contains:
- the cobO gene encoding cob(I)yrinic acid a,c-diamide adenosyltransferase, giving the protein MPQGVPTTVPDDGLTTRQRRRRPLLVVHTGVNKGKSTAAFGLALRQWTAGNSVAVFQFVKSAKWRVGEETALKALGELHEQTGQGGPVEWHKMGEGWSWSRKPGSDEDHAEAAREGWAEIRRRLEGGAHDFYVLDEFTYPLKWGWIDVDEVVAVMNDRPGFQHVVITGRDAPPALVEAADLVTEMTKIKHPMDAGQKGQKGIEW
- a CDS encoding MFS transporter, whose product is MSSAPAAPAGAQPARAALAAWIGSALEYYDFFIYGTAAALVFSKVFFPSSSPTAGTLLALATFGVGYIARPLGAVVLGHVGDRVGRRRVLILTLVLMGTATFAIGCLPDYATAGALGPILLVVCRLLQGFSAGGEQAGANSMTLEHAPDDRRAFFSSFTLGGTQAGMIIATFVFLPVAALPQEQLLSWGWRVPFWLSVVVVVAGIVIRRTLAETPVFEEQKASGRTEGLPIVVLLRDHWAAVLRVVLGALVSSVSTLVSVWGLSYATSTQGLDKTAMLWVSIAANAVALAAIPLFARYADRVGRKPVFVFGCVASAVVLAFYLWSISTASYALIFVFGVLLSGVVYSAANGVWPAFYGEMFPARVRLTGMAVGTQIGFAVGGFVPTIAESLVGKGAGGWVPVAILGAVLCGLAAVAALTARETAHVPTADLDRVADRGTPVVPAAV
- a CDS encoding serine protease codes for the protein MTRNPATAPGVLVRRATLVASTAVVVLAVVAVSLVGFGGRSSAVTTGGTGDDPGGAGSDGVAQARIVGGERTSTADEPWVVYLTDASGFQFCGGTLVAPTKVVTAAHCTASAPDRKIFAVVGRDDKSSKAGRSVAVTKTWVSPSFTAVGSGLDVSVLTLGESVPNATLPLATASDTALYGPGTAARIYGWGATSENGTASRYLLGATVPIREDSYCKSSASSFDPTLLTCAGFDTGGVDTCQGDSGGPLVAGGKLIGITSFGDGCARAGKPGYYTRVGANSALIEKQIAS
- a CDS encoding siderophore-interacting protein, coding for MAKGGPGHRLEVLRSEQLTPHLRRVVLGGPGLAGIEDNGFTDRYVKLAFRRPGVVYDEPLDVGAVRAERPREEWPISRTYTVRALDHAAGEMTIDFVVHGDTGVAGPWALAAQPGDELILLGPGGAYAPAADVDAHVLIGDEAALPAIAAACERVPAGTPVLAFVEVDGPADELPLTCSGDLEVRWVHREAGETLVDVVRAVDWPAGRVQAFVHGETSSMKALRGLLRDERAVPKELLSISGYWRRGMDEEGFQADKRAGNGVAA
- a CDS encoding TIM barrel protein codes for the protein MAGRRHGIATACLSGLLEDKLAAAAAAGFDGVEIFVPDLLGSPEPPEDIARRCADLGLVIDLYQPIRDVEALPPDAFAASLRRVEHAFDVMERLGTSTALICSSVDPRAIDDDDLAAEQLAEVAARAADRGLRIAYEALAWGRHVNTWDHSWRIVSLADHPALGLCVDSFHLYARGGDPSGLRSVPADKLFFCQLADAPRLDMDVLPWSRHHRLFPGQGDFDLTALVGHLDAAGYDGPWSLEVFNDVFRQADPGPAAVDARRSLLGLEESLAGSAGPVVDGTAFVELAVDPGTSAEVTDALAAFGFARTGEHRSKAVSLWEAGGARVVVRDALPDAGSVPAAVAALAVRTPDPEALARRGVELLAPRVPLPHAGDEAELRAVAAPDGTLLFCCPERPDPGRDDFWPGDFRPTGARPGTGVEGVDHVALSPPFDLVAEAELFLRTVVGLAPVGEPTDIVAPFGLVRGRLFASSGADPVRVVLSSSLVRRGGWAPGVPAPQSVAFAVPDVLAASRAALDAGLDLLDVGPNYYADLAARGVADADVLAEHRVLVDVDPTGAQYRHVVTPVLGGRVFLEAVQRVDDYAGFGAADAPVRMAAHRRARR
- a CDS encoding shikimate dehydrogenase, translating into MTLTLTDPRTPVALSHLVGLVGTGIGPSLTPALHEREGDAQGLRYLYRRLDLDVLGLGAHDVGRVLDAARLTGFSGLNVTHPAKQTVLAHLDRIDPAAAALGAVNTVVFGPDGAVGHNTDRSGFARSFRRGLPGVPVGRVLLLGAGGAGAAVAHALTDVGVGELLVADADRTRAEALAGAVRDSGAASTSVVGIADVEATLAGVDGLVHATPTGMAAHPGSPVAADALHHGMWVADVVYRPLATALVTAARARGLRVLDGGGMAVFQAVDAFRHFTGLEPDADRMLAHFAALVAAGA
- a CDS encoding TetR/AcrR family transcriptional regulator translates to MTAESQPRQRDAERTRAEILDVATAEFAERGLAGARVDEIAARTRTTKRMLYYYFGSKQGLYLAVLERAYLGIRSLESHLEVDELAPTAAVRAVCDLTFDHHEANPEFIRLVSIENIHHAEHLRASPIREGLSGATLAVLDRILARGRDAGLFRDDVDALDIHLLISSFCIFRTANRHTVAAIFDRDMLDPAMRDHYRRMLSDLVVEYLTAHVGRP
- a CDS encoding VWA domain-containing protein, whose protein sequence is MAFPFSAVVGHPDLRLALLLSAVDPGIGGVLVRGEKGTAKSTIVRALATLLPDVAVRAGDRFGVDVDAGEESPDGPFPADAPVERRPARLVELPVGASEDRLIGSLDLQEVLAHGRGSVQPGLLALAHRGVLYVDEVNLLHDHLVDLLLDAAASGRSHVERDGVSFTHPARFLLVGTMNPEEGELRPQLLDRFGLTVRVEASRVVAERTEVVRRRLAHDADPAAFATRFAADEDALRAQIDDARARLGSVALTDRELVRISAVCAFVEVDGMRADVVVARTAVAHAAWRGVDAVDVDDVRAAARLALPHRRRRDPFDEPHLSDEELEKALEVAEQALQDLEDDQDDGPDDDGPGGPGGPDGDPEDGPDDGSGPDAGSAAPPEAGASEAGGPESGGPGSDGPGPEGAPSPPGRPAPPSGTGSGSDGADSLPRDDGDDAPLSPVGAPQQVRLKSRRFEVRGVGEGVPGRRSRARGRRGRTVRAVAEAPESGPAPHLPATVIASVRGGRRGRPEPDDLRHAHREGREGNLVLFCVDVSGSMAARKRMSAVTGAVDALLRDAYQRRDKVGVVTFRGSGASVALPPTSSVHTAHARLADLHTGGRTPLAEGLRAARRVLRAERVRDPRRRGLLVLLTDGRATGGGPKPLDAALDAARGLAREAGPGRGGAAMSTVVVDCEAGHVRLGLAGRIAGAAAGAIVTLDELTGENVAAVARTAVGA